In one Microbacterium invictum genomic region, the following are encoded:
- a CDS encoding nuclear transport factor 2 family protein: MSDTATATDLSLAELQSQLTALREEVSAARALAQRAEDRGQVENLFNRYMYLHNAFEDEQIIPLWVKEGTEGIRARYTNAGQYTTWKSVTDYHRGRPHPEGKLILHATTTPVIEVAADGRTAKGVWMMAGTESGLTDPKVAEAFPDMYSPEEVLGKKVWAHWVWCKYAIDFLKQDGEWRFWKFRCYELARAPFEENWVSFGLKNQGAFDLDLMYFGDDGKPVFMPPADEPVPSTNHPYSPETVQKLEPAPPVPHDTFTDTYA, from the coding sequence ATGTCTGACACCGCAACCGCCACCGACCTCTCACTCGCCGAGCTGCAGTCCCAGCTCACGGCGCTCCGCGAAGAGGTCTCTGCCGCCCGTGCCCTCGCCCAGCGCGCGGAGGACCGCGGACAGGTCGAGAACCTCTTCAACCGCTACATGTACCTGCACAACGCCTTCGAGGACGAGCAGATCATCCCGCTGTGGGTGAAGGAAGGTACGGAGGGCATCCGCGCCCGGTACACCAACGCCGGCCAGTACACGACGTGGAAGAGCGTCACCGACTATCACCGCGGACGCCCCCACCCCGAGGGCAAGCTCATCCTGCACGCCACGACGACCCCCGTCATCGAAGTGGCCGCCGACGGGAGGACCGCCAAGGGCGTGTGGATGATGGCCGGCACCGAGTCGGGCCTGACCGACCCGAAGGTCGCCGAGGCCTTTCCCGACATGTACTCGCCCGAGGAGGTACTCGGCAAGAAGGTCTGGGCCCACTGGGTGTGGTGCAAGTACGCGATCGACTTCCTCAAGCAGGACGGCGAGTGGAGGTTCTGGAAGTTCCGCTGTTACGAGCTCGCCCGCGCGCCCTTCGAAGAGAACTGGGTGAGCTTCGGCCTGAAGAACCAGGGCGCGTTCGACCTCGACCTCATGTACTTCGGCGACGACGGCAAGCCCGTCTTCATGCCCCCCGCCGATGAGCCCGTGCCGTCGACCAACCACCCCTACAGCCCCGAGACGGTGCAGAAGCTCGAGCCGGCGCCGCCGGTTCCGCACGACACCTTCACCGACACCTACGCCTGA
- a CDS encoding sugar ABC transporter permease: protein MTATMQDDQSTRAVTVPPKNRRASTRIKGRRALISYGHWWWALPAIVLVIGVHYVATLTGGFFAFTDWTGLGDWQFIGVDNFVRIFSDPLLLGSVWNTLFLAIGSVVLTNVLGLLYALAINRMLKTRYILRTLLFMPVVLSPLAVSYVWKFIFQFDGPLNDFLGLIGLQSFQKVWLADPTFSIWAILIVIVWQQTGFTMVIYLAGLASVPVEVEEAAALDGANLWQRFWHVVAPAIRPSIAIATTLGIIQGLRVFDQILALTGGGPAGVTETLATQVYKQAFSLGQFGFGSALALVLTVIILVFAIFQQWLTRDRSVGKA, encoded by the coding sequence ATGACAGCGACGATGCAGGACGACCAGAGCACCCGGGCGGTGACCGTGCCGCCGAAGAACCGCCGAGCGAGCACCCGGATCAAGGGCCGCCGGGCGCTCATCAGCTACGGCCACTGGTGGTGGGCGCTCCCGGCCATCGTCCTCGTGATCGGCGTGCACTACGTCGCCACCCTCACGGGCGGCTTCTTCGCCTTCACCGACTGGACGGGACTGGGTGACTGGCAGTTCATCGGCGTCGACAACTTCGTCCGGATCTTCAGCGACCCGCTCCTGCTCGGCTCCGTCTGGAACACGCTGTTCCTCGCGATCGGCTCGGTCGTGCTGACGAACGTCCTGGGGCTCCTATACGCCCTCGCCATCAACCGCATGCTGAAGACCCGCTACATTCTGCGGACCCTTCTGTTCATGCCGGTCGTCCTCAGCCCGCTGGCGGTGTCGTACGTGTGGAAGTTCATCTTCCAGTTCGACGGACCGCTCAACGACTTCCTCGGGCTCATCGGCCTGCAGTCCTTCCAGAAGGTCTGGCTGGCCGACCCCACCTTCTCGATCTGGGCGATCCTCATCGTCATCGTCTGGCAGCAGACCGGCTTCACGATGGTCATCTACCTCGCCGGGCTCGCGTCGGTGCCGGTCGAGGTCGAAGAGGCGGCGGCCCTCGACGGGGCGAACCTCTGGCAGCGCTTCTGGCACGTCGTGGCGCCGGCCATCCGTCCCTCGATCGCGATCGCGACGACCCTCGGCATCATCCAGGGACTCCGGGTGTTCGACCAGATCCTCGCCCTCACCGGCGGCGGTCCGGCGGGGGTCACCGAGACCCTCGCCACCCAGGTGTACAAGCAGGCGTTCTCGCTCGGTCAGTTCGGGTTCGGGTCGGCCCTCGCACTCGTCCTCACCGTCATCATCCTCGTCTTCGCCATCTTCCAGCAGTGGCTCACCCGCGACCGCTCGGTCGGAAAGGCCTGA
- a CDS encoding sugar phosphate isomerase/epimerase family protein, giving the protein MTRPITLFTGQWADLPFEEVARLAGEWGYDGLEIACWGDHLDVARWDDAEYVQSRKDILERNGLKVWAISNHLTGQAVCDDPIDQRHRDILSDRVWGDGDPEGVRQRAAEDLKDTARMAAKLGVTQVNGFTGSSIWKAVAMFPPASDEWIDAGYQDFADRWNPILDVFEEEGVRFGLEVHPSEIAYDYWTAKRTLEAIGHRKSFGLNFDPSHFMWQQLDPVAFVLDFADHIFHVHVKESITNLDGRNGVLGSHLGWANPRRGWTFVSTAHGQVPWEPLFRALNAIGYTGPTSVEWEDAGMDRLAGAPEALAFVRTLNAITPPAAAFDAAFSTKAD; this is encoded by the coding sequence ATGACCCGACCGATCACTCTTTTCACCGGCCAGTGGGCGGATCTTCCGTTCGAGGAAGTGGCGCGCCTGGCGGGCGAGTGGGGGTACGACGGTCTGGAGATCGCGTGCTGGGGCGATCATCTGGATGTGGCGCGGTGGGATGACGCGGAGTACGTGCAGTCGCGGAAGGACATTCTGGAGCGCAACGGGTTGAAGGTGTGGGCGATCTCGAATCACCTCACCGGTCAGGCAGTGTGCGATGACCCGATCGACCAGCGGCACCGTGACATCCTGTCCGACCGTGTCTGGGGCGATGGCGATCCCGAGGGGGTGCGTCAGCGGGCCGCGGAGGACCTCAAGGACACCGCGCGGATGGCGGCGAAGCTGGGTGTGACGCAGGTGAACGGCTTCACCGGGTCATCCATCTGGAAAGCGGTCGCGATGTTCCCGCCCGCGTCGGACGAGTGGATCGACGCCGGCTACCAGGATTTTGCCGACCGCTGGAACCCGATCCTCGACGTGTTCGAGGAGGAGGGCGTGCGCTTCGGGCTCGAGGTGCACCCGTCCGAGATCGCCTACGACTACTGGACGGCCAAGCGGACGCTTGAGGCGATCGGCCACCGCAAGAGCTTCGGGCTGAACTTCGACCCGTCGCACTTCATGTGGCAGCAGCTGGATCCGGTGGCGTTCGTCCTCGACTTCGCCGATCACATCTTCCACGTGCACGTGAAGGAATCCATCACCAACCTGGACGGGCGCAACGGCGTGCTCGGCTCGCACCTGGGATGGGCGAACCCTCGCCGCGGGTGGACATTCGTGTCCACCGCCCACGGCCAGGTGCCGTGGGAGCCGCTGTTCCGCGCGCTCAACGCCATCGGCTACACCGGACCCACCAGCGTCGAGTGGGAGGACGCCGGCATGGACCGTCTCGCCGGAGCGCCCGAAGCTCTTGCCTTCGTCCGCACACTCAACGCGATCACCCCGCCCGCCGCGGCGTTCGACGCCGCCTTCTCCACCAAGGCCGACTGA
- a CDS encoding Gfo/Idh/MocA family oxidoreductase — protein sequence MTRPLRVAMIGYGFMGAAHSVGWRQAPRVFSLPEAVEMAVLVGRNAQAVADAAAQWGWQESATDWREVIARDDIDIVDIVTPGDSHAEIAIAALEAGKHVLCEKPLANTVAEAEAMADAAERASARGVRAMVGFTYRRVPAVTLMRDMIAEGAVGTVQQVRAAYRQDWLVDPAMPLAWRLQKEHAGSGALGDIGAHIIDMTQFVTGQTVERVSGTLETIVTERPLQAAGSGLSGEAGAGTGTVTVDDLAIFTGRLAGGSLASFEASRFATGRKNALTLEVSGDRGALAFDLEDLNSLRFYDRTAPEGRQGFTQILVTESVHPYVSAWWPAGHMLGYEHGFSHQVVDLVTAIAAGKEPHPTFAEGLSVQRVLDAVERSSENDAAWTPVAANVLTPSR from the coding sequence ATGACACGCCCGCTGCGCGTCGCGATGATCGGCTACGGCTTCATGGGCGCGGCGCACTCGGTCGGCTGGCGCCAGGCGCCGCGCGTGTTCTCGCTCCCCGAGGCCGTCGAGATGGCGGTCCTCGTCGGACGTAACGCGCAGGCGGTGGCGGATGCCGCGGCGCAGTGGGGCTGGCAGGAGTCGGCGACCGACTGGCGGGAGGTCATCGCCCGGGACGACATCGACATCGTCGACATCGTCACGCCCGGCGACTCGCACGCCGAGATCGCGATCGCCGCCCTCGAGGCAGGTAAGCACGTGCTCTGCGAGAAGCCGCTGGCCAACACGGTGGCCGAGGCGGAGGCGATGGCGGATGCCGCGGAGCGCGCGTCCGCGCGAGGGGTGCGCGCCATGGTGGGGTTCACCTACCGGCGGGTTCCCGCGGTCACGCTGATGCGCGACATGATCGCCGAAGGTGCCGTCGGCACCGTGCAGCAGGTGCGAGCGGCCTATCGGCAGGACTGGCTCGTCGACCCGGCGATGCCGCTGGCGTGGCGTCTGCAGAAGGAGCACGCCGGCTCGGGTGCGCTCGGCGATATCGGTGCCCACATCATCGACATGACCCAGTTCGTCACCGGGCAGACGGTGGAGCGCGTCAGCGGCACGCTCGAGACGATCGTGACCGAGCGGCCGCTGCAGGCCGCAGGCTCGGGGCTCAGCGGCGAGGCCGGTGCCGGCACCGGCACGGTGACGGTCGACGACCTCGCGATCTTCACGGGCCGGCTCGCCGGCGGGTCGCTGGCCTCGTTCGAGGCCTCGCGTTTCGCGACGGGTCGGAAGAACGCCCTGACCCTCGAGGTCTCGGGCGACCGGGGCGCGCTGGCGTTCGACCTCGAAGACCTCAACAGCCTGCGCTTCTACGACCGCACAGCACCCGAGGGGCGGCAGGGGTTCACCCAGATCCTCGTCACCGAGTCCGTCCACCCCTACGTGTCCGCCTGGTGGCCGGCGGGGCACATGCTCGGGTACGAGCACGGCTTCAGCCACCAGGTCGTCGACCTCGTCACCGCGATCGCCGCGGGCAAGGAGCCCCACCCGACGTTCGCCGAGGGCCTGAGCGTCCAGCGGGTGCTCGACGCCGTCGAGCGATCGAGCGAGAACGACGCCGCCTGGACGCCGGTGGCCGCGAACGTCCTCACCCCCAGTCGTTGA
- a CDS encoding GMC oxidoreductase — MTRYPSEVDVAIVGSGPTGAAYARILSEEAPGTTIAMFEVGPTVSDPPGAHVKNIADPEARARAQAASEGPGARGEKVANPGQAKAGVRAARPGTFLLEDGFRFEGEDGMPVAAMSSNVGGMAAHWTGACPRPGGSERIAFLPGLDDLLAEAERLLGVTTDAFDAAPFGAIVRERLAVAVDEGRTAETRVQRMPLAAHRRDDGRLVWSGSDVVLGEVTRDNPGFALFDSSLVTRVLTEGDRVVGIRVRDLRTDETHEVKARFVVVAADALRTPQLLWASGIRPQALGRYLNDQAQIVFASRLRGVETLGADAPTTGLAEYSGVSWVPFTDDIPFHGQIMQLDASPIPLAEDDPVVPGSIVGLGLFCAKDLQADDRVDFADEASDGYGMPAPRIHYRLTERDHDVMERARVEIVRLGEAIGDPLDSRPFTLPLGSSLHYQGTTRMGPTDDGTSVCGPDSQVWGVEGLFVAGNGVIPTATACNPTLTSVALAVAGARSIARRLDTEFLLMREKDNRMQES; from the coding sequence ATGACGCGGTACCCCTCGGAGGTCGACGTCGCCATCGTCGGCAGCGGCCCGACGGGCGCGGCATACGCGCGCATCCTCAGCGAGGAGGCGCCGGGAACCACCATCGCGATGTTCGAGGTCGGACCGACCGTGTCCGACCCGCCGGGCGCGCACGTGAAGAACATCGCCGACCCCGAGGCGCGCGCCCGCGCGCAGGCGGCCTCGGAGGGGCCTGGTGCGCGGGGCGAGAAAGTCGCCAACCCCGGGCAGGCCAAAGCGGGCGTCCGTGCTGCGCGACCGGGCACCTTCCTCCTCGAAGACGGCTTCCGCTTCGAGGGCGAGGACGGGATGCCGGTGGCGGCGATGTCGAGCAACGTCGGCGGGATGGCGGCCCACTGGACCGGTGCCTGCCCGAGACCCGGCGGCAGCGAACGCATCGCCTTCCTCCCCGGCCTCGACGATCTGCTGGCCGAGGCGGAGCGCCTGCTGGGGGTCACCACCGACGCCTTCGATGCCGCGCCGTTCGGCGCGATCGTGCGCGAGCGTCTCGCGGTGGCCGTCGACGAGGGCCGCACCGCCGAGACCCGGGTTCAGCGCATGCCGCTGGCCGCCCACCGCCGCGACGACGGCCGACTCGTGTGGTCGGGATCGGACGTCGTGCTGGGCGAGGTCACCCGTGACAATCCCGGCTTCGCGCTGTTCGACTCCTCACTCGTCACCCGGGTGCTCACGGAGGGCGACCGAGTCGTCGGCATCCGGGTGCGGGACCTCCGCACCGACGAGACGCACGAGGTGAAAGCCCGCTTCGTGGTGGTGGCCGCCGACGCGCTGCGCACCCCGCAGCTGCTGTGGGCCTCGGGCATCCGTCCTCAGGCCCTCGGGCGCTACCTCAACGACCAGGCGCAGATCGTCTTCGCCTCGCGTCTGCGCGGTGTCGAGACCCTGGGTGCCGACGCGCCGACCACGGGGCTTGCGGAGTACAGCGGGGTCAGCTGGGTGCCCTTCACCGACGACATTCCCTTCCACGGGCAGATCATGCAGCTGGATGCCTCGCCGATCCCGCTCGCCGAAGACGACCCCGTCGTTCCGGGGTCGATCGTGGGCCTCGGGCTCTTCTGCGCGAAGGACCTGCAGGCGGATGACCGCGTCGACTTCGCCGACGAGGCCAGCGACGGATACGGCATGCCGGCCCCGCGGATCCACTACCGGCTCACCGAGCGCGACCACGACGTCATGGAGCGGGCCCGTGTCGAGATCGTGCGGCTGGGGGAGGCCATCGGAGACCCGTTGGACAGTCGTCCCTTCACCCTGCCGCTCGGTTCGTCGCTGCACTATCAGGGCACGACGCGCATGGGTCCGACGGATGACGGCACGAGCGTCTGCGGTCCCGACAGTCAGGTCTGGGGCGTCGAAGGCCTGTTCGTGGCGGGAAACGGTGTCATCCCGACCGCGACGGCGTGCAACCCGACGCTGACCTCGGTCGCCCTCGCAGTGGCCGGCGCGCGCAGCATCGCGCGGCGCCTCGACACCGAATTCTTGCTTATGCGGGAAAAAGACAATAGAATGCAGGAATCATGA
- a CDS encoding C-glycoside deglycosidase beta subunit domain-containing protein, producing MATHDSLFRDDDVRRTDDGLAVSLQIPWYRSLWLSAVDDVAATVNGVEVPKEDLSFVLEGREYRIEELPEQWDTLWFVAERPDVRIRLDDPPAAGEKITVGVVLTMRLLYMQIMPGVDGGPGRYVTNRVPVERELVLA from the coding sequence ATGGCAACGCACGACTCGCTCTTCCGTGACGACGACGTCCGTCGCACCGACGACGGCCTGGCCGTCTCTCTGCAGATCCCCTGGTACCGGAGCCTGTGGCTGTCGGCCGTCGACGATGTCGCGGCGACGGTCAACGGTGTGGAGGTCCCGAAGGAGGACCTGAGCTTCGTTCTCGAAGGACGCGAGTACCGCATCGAGGAGCTCCCCGAGCAGTGGGACACCCTCTGGTTCGTCGCCGAGCGCCCCGACGTCCGCATCCGCCTCGATGACCCGCCGGCCGCCGGTGAGAAGATCACCGTCGGGGTCGTGCTCACGATGCGCCTGCTGTACATGCAGATCATGCCGGGCGTGGACGGCGGACCGGGCCGGTATGTGACCAACCGTGTGCCGGTGGAGCGGGAGCTGGTGCTCGCATGA
- a CDS encoding C-glycoside deglycosidase beta subunit domain-containing protein: MIPDRIIEQGTLTTDGIRTSVEVRLPWYRALPASCIAGARLTLDGVEAPTESLRWEMNGKTFTFAELAPNTEQWWFPTDSAVLSGEIAVTDEGEHTVGVELVLYIPYIVIGADEVLHIEEKDTKTMSVRKAVAA, encoded by the coding sequence ATGATCCCCGACCGCATCATCGAACAGGGCACACTCACGACCGACGGCATCCGCACCTCGGTGGAGGTCCGTCTGCCGTGGTACCGCGCCCTGCCGGCCTCGTGCATCGCCGGAGCCAGGCTCACTCTCGACGGCGTCGAGGCTCCGACCGAGTCGCTCCGCTGGGAGATGAACGGCAAGACCTTCACCTTCGCGGAGCTCGCGCCGAACACGGAGCAGTGGTGGTTCCCCACCGACTCCGCGGTGCTCTCCGGCGAGATCGCCGTGACAGATGAGGGCGAGCACACGGTCGGGGTAGAGCTCGTGCTGTACATCCCCTACATCGTCATCGGCGCCGACGAAGTGCTGCATATCGAAGAGAAGGACACCAAGACGATGTCCGTACGGAAGGCGGTCGCGGCATGA
- a CDS encoding carbohydrate ABC transporter permease gives MFRYTKLTAVREVFVWVVTLLGLLPFWILIMTSLKSDQEALTSSAVAPPTAPTIGAFVEVLTTTGRNSIPLSIVNSALITAGSIFLLVLFGSVSAYVIARRTRTWTTLTYYLVLIAIILPAQLGTVPLYIGARSVGLTGSVIGMVLLWTGILLPLSVFLYASFFRGLSTEYEEAAVIDGASPTQAFFRVVLPLMAPATGTVAILTGLIIWNDFFNSLIFLGGTTTQTLPVAMYTYVGGLVSAWNKIFAVVIISMIPILAFYMFAQKRFIQGFAGGLKG, from the coding sequence ATGTTCCGCTACACCAAGCTCACCGCGGTGCGCGAGGTCTTCGTCTGGGTGGTGACCCTCCTCGGGCTCCTCCCCTTCTGGATCCTCATCATGACCTCGCTGAAGTCCGACCAGGAGGCCCTGACCTCCAGCGCCGTCGCGCCACCGACCGCGCCGACGATCGGCGCCTTCGTCGAGGTGCTCACCACGACCGGGCGCAACAGCATCCCCCTCAGTATCGTCAACAGCGCCCTCATCACGGCGGGCTCGATCTTCCTGCTCGTGCTCTTCGGATCGGTCTCGGCCTACGTCATCGCCCGACGCACGCGCACGTGGACGACCCTGACCTACTACCTCGTGCTGATCGCGATCATCCTCCCCGCGCAGCTGGGCACGGTTCCCCTGTACATCGGCGCCCGCAGCGTCGGTCTCACCGGGTCGGTGATCGGCATGGTCCTGCTGTGGACGGGAATCCTCCTGCCGCTGTCGGTCTTCCTCTACGCCAGCTTCTTCCGGGGACTTTCGACCGAGTACGAGGAGGCGGCCGTCATCGACGGCGCCTCGCCCACCCAGGCCTTCTTCCGGGTGGTGCTGCCGCTCATGGCGCCCGCGACCGGCACGGTGGCGATCCTGACCGGCCTCATCATCTGGAACGACTTCTTCAACTCGCTGATCTTCCTCGGCGGCACCACCACTCAGACGCTCCCGGTGGCCATGTACACGTACGTGGGCGGTCTGGTCTCGGCGTGGAACAAGATCTTCGCCGTCGTGATCATCTCGATGATCCCGATCCTGGCGTTCTACATGTTCGCCCAGAAGCGCTTCATCCAGGGCTTCGCGGGAGGGCTGAAGGGCTGA
- a CDS encoding sugar phosphate isomerase: MSDGIAGTGIKLGTTLYSMTSEFAAGLFTPETLIKAVHDFGIGPGVEFNIAQLLRTYPDVDQDFVKLWFDSLEKYGLEASAIGTNLDMGRRKDRDMTPDEEHDFLARQLKTAYTLGFKKVVIRSHGKELLRGLLPLAEKYDQYLGYEIHAPSGPNNPQVLQMREMYDELQSERLGFTADFSSTMHSLSPTLLTTLARMGMDEKHFPVMDEIWHEPTPMHVRNQKFEDYLVGEGVDPLTFGPFTRLAFNMHGLVPPEEWLDIMPQMFHVHAKFYDIGADGEEPAMDIPRIVKQFVVGGYQGYLSSEWEGHAFQDLGEADPIDLVKKQHALMRKAIEDTVAEQSKETANV, encoded by the coding sequence ATGAGCGACGGCATCGCCGGAACCGGCATCAAGCTCGGCACGACCCTCTACTCCATGACGAGCGAGTTCGCTGCCGGCCTCTTCACCCCCGAGACGCTCATCAAGGCGGTGCACGACTTCGGGATCGGCCCGGGCGTGGAGTTCAACATCGCGCAGCTGCTGCGCACCTACCCCGACGTCGACCAGGACTTCGTGAAGCTCTGGTTCGACTCGCTCGAGAAGTACGGACTCGAGGCGAGTGCGATCGGGACGAACCTCGACATGGGGCGCCGCAAGGACCGCGACATGACACCGGACGAGGAGCACGACTTCCTCGCTCGGCAGCTGAAGACCGCCTACACGCTCGGATTCAAGAAGGTCGTGATCCGCTCGCACGGCAAGGAACTGCTGCGCGGCCTCCTGCCGCTCGCCGAGAAGTACGACCAGTACCTCGGGTACGAGATCCACGCGCCGTCGGGTCCGAACAACCCCCAGGTGCTGCAGATGCGCGAGATGTACGACGAGCTGCAATCCGAGCGCCTCGGGTTCACCGCCGACTTCTCCTCGACGATGCACTCGCTCTCGCCGACGCTGCTGACCACGCTCGCGCGCATGGGGATGGACGAGAAGCACTTCCCCGTCATGGACGAGATCTGGCACGAGCCGACCCCCATGCACGTGCGCAACCAGAAGTTCGAGGACTACCTCGTCGGCGAGGGCGTCGACCCGCTCACCTTCGGCCCGTTCACTCGGCTCGCCTTCAACATGCACGGACTCGTGCCGCCGGAGGAGTGGCTGGACATCATGCCGCAGATGTTCCACGTGCATGCCAAGTTCTACGACATCGGCGCCGACGGCGAAGAGCCGGCGATGGACATCCCGCGCATCGTGAAGCAGTTCGTCGTGGGCGGCTACCAGGGGTATCTCTCCAGCGAGTGGGAGGGCCACGCCTTCCAGGACCTCGGCGAGGCCGACCCCATCGACCTCGTGAAGAAGCAGCACGCGCTCATGCGCAAGGCGATCGAAGACACCGTCGCCGAGCAGTCGAAGGAGACCGCGAATGTCTGA
- a CDS encoding sugar phosphate isomerase/epimerase family protein → MTTLGTPIQGVTLYSFTRAFHGREYDLEQLIRKTAAEGFGPGLEVIGFSSFRGFPEIDDHFAGWFTDLVAEVGLMQTSLAVNADIGIHRDRLLTQDELLEYMRRQIAAAAKLGFPIARVQISITPDSMEALAPIAEEYGVTLALEVHADQYASHPRILALRDRYEKVGSPFLGFTMDWGATVSGFAPSLIEAYRRRGASEELLAAATGLWEEFYRQGPPADQAEHGQRFGRFIGLAAQHGRPDLGIDMGINATGLFGPARVDDWLEIFPWIRHVHGKFFGIDEDHEEPSVPVRDLIRLLVENGYNGAISSEYEGWHWNSWQSPFDIIRDEQAVQRSAAADAGSRMTTDLTEARSQLAAWLPTTEGASA, encoded by the coding sequence ATGACCACTCTCGGCACCCCCATTCAGGGCGTCACGCTCTACAGCTTCACCCGCGCCTTCCACGGTCGCGAGTACGACCTCGAGCAGCTCATCCGCAAGACCGCGGCCGAGGGTTTCGGCCCGGGCCTGGAGGTCATCGGCTTCTCGAGCTTCCGCGGCTTCCCTGAGATCGACGACCACTTCGCCGGCTGGTTCACCGACCTCGTCGCCGAGGTCGGGCTCATGCAGACCTCGCTCGCGGTGAACGCCGACATCGGCATCCACCGGGATCGCCTTCTCACTCAGGACGAGCTGCTGGAGTACATGCGCCGGCAGATCGCCGCCGCGGCCAAGCTCGGCTTCCCCATTGCGCGCGTGCAGATCTCGATCACGCCCGATTCGATGGAGGCCCTCGCCCCCATTGCGGAGGAATACGGCGTCACGCTCGCGCTCGAGGTGCACGCCGACCAGTACGCGTCGCACCCGCGCATCCTGGCGCTCCGCGACCGATACGAGAAGGTCGGGTCGCCGTTCCTCGGCTTCACGATGGACTGGGGCGCGACGGTGTCGGGCTTCGCGCCCTCGCTGATCGAGGCCTATCGGCGCCGCGGCGCGTCGGAGGAGTTGCTGGCTGCCGCCACAGGGCTCTGGGAGGAGTTCTACCGGCAGGGCCCGCCCGCCGACCAGGCGGAGCACGGCCAGCGCTTCGGCCGCTTCATCGGGTTGGCCGCGCAGCACGGTCGCCCGGACCTCGGGATCGACATGGGCATCAACGCCACCGGCCTCTTCGGACCGGCACGAGTGGATGACTGGCTCGAGATCTTCCCCTGGATCCGCCATGTGCACGGGAAGTTCTTCGGGATCGACGAGGATCACGAGGAACCGTCCGTTCCGGTGCGCGACCTGATCCGACTGCTGGTGGAGAACGGCTACAACGGCGCGATCTCCAGCGAGTACGAGGGCTGGCACTGGAACTCCTGGCAGAGCCCGTTCGACATCATCCGCGACGAGCAGGCCGTGCAACGCTCCGCCGCAGCCGACGCGGGGTCTCGCATGACCACCGATCTCACCGAGGCGAGGTCTCAGCTCGCGGCCTGGCTTCCCACCACCGAAGGAGCATCCGCATGA
- a CDS encoding TIM barrel protein yields the protein MYQLAPNIELLFTEAGDYHDRVRAAAGAGFTAVEMWGPTGADAPAQPKDLPALKAALEETGTQLTAQLSEPRTQFMIPPWDHSEFFRKLDEGVAIAQDLGCPRIVVGSGTGFGGWKRQVQLDKLIEIYQKAIAQIDGSGITLALEPVNVRVDHPGSLLDRTAEAVYVARGVDSPFFGVLYDIYHSAVEGEDMAAELANAGDLVAYVQLADAPGRGEPGAGSLDWAERLGILRASGYDGPIGLEYYPTVASAASVALIRDLAATA from the coding sequence ATGTACCAACTGGCACCCAACATCGAACTCCTCTTCACCGAGGCCGGCGACTACCACGACCGCGTCCGCGCCGCTGCCGGCGCCGGGTTCACCGCGGTGGAGATGTGGGGCCCCACCGGCGCTGACGCCCCGGCGCAGCCGAAGGACCTGCCGGCGCTGAAGGCGGCTCTGGAGGAGACCGGCACGCAGCTCACTGCGCAGCTGTCCGAGCCCCGGACCCAGTTCATGATCCCGCCGTGGGACCACTCGGAGTTCTTCCGCAAGCTCGACGAGGGTGTTGCCATCGCTCAGGATCTGGGTTGCCCGCGCATCGTCGTGGGCAGCGGCACCGGGTTCGGCGGATGGAAGCGCCAGGTGCAGCTGGACAAGCTCATCGAGATCTACCAGAAGGCGATCGCCCAGATCGACGGGTCGGGGATCACCCTCGCGCTCGAGCCGGTGAATGTCCGCGTCGATCATCCCGGTTCGCTGCTGGACCGCACCGCCGAGGCGGTGTACGTCGCCCGGGGCGTCGACTCGCCCTTCTTCGGCGTGCTGTACGACATCTACCACTCGGCCGTGGAGGGCGAGGACATGGCCGCGGAGCTCGCGAACGCGGGCGACCTCGTGGCCTACGTGCAGCTGGCGGACGCCCCCGGACGAGGCGAGCCCGGCGCCGGCTCCCTCGACTGGGCCGAGCGCCTCGGCATCCTGCGCGCGTCGGGATACGACGGCCCGATCGGCCTGGAGTACTACCCCACCGTCGCGTCCGCGGCGTCCGTCGCCCTCATCCGAGACCTGGCGGCAACGGCATGA